A region of Alteromonadaceae bacterium 2753L.S.0a.02 DNA encodes the following proteins:
- a CDS encoding acylphosphatase, whose protein sequence is MSKLRKCFRIQGRVQGVSFRANTQEQAVALQLSGWVRNCSDGSVETAAEGTPQAMAEFEKWLQKGPRWAEVKMIQELERSEVETGQLPLPFEIRY, encoded by the coding sequence ATGAGCAAACTACGAAAATGTTTCCGAATTCAGGGACGTGTGCAAGGCGTCAGTTTTCGCGCGAATACCCAGGAGCAAGCGGTGGCGTTGCAGTTATCTGGCTGGGTAAGAAACTGTAGCGATGGTTCTGTGGAAACGGCCGCTGAAGGTACGCCACAAGCCATGGCTGAGTTTGAAAAATGGTTGCAAAAGGGGCCAAGGTGGGCAGAGGTTAAAATGATACAGGAACTTGAACGGAGTGAAGTCGAGACGGGTCAACTGCCGCTACCCTTTGAAATCCGTTATTAA